The sequence TAAGTTCTGTCCCAAATGATTCACTATACCCTATCAGCCATGTAGTGTATGAattttataaggttattttgtcattcagcAGTGGAGTCTGATCACCCCTGCCCCTCTGCTAgaaaattaaagctgcgacagttgagtgcactaATAAATCTTTGACAATTATGATCAAAGCGAACATTTAGATCTGCGTTCTGATCCAAAGAGAGCCGTTGTCATGTATAGATATGAAACAGCTGAGTGAGgtcatatgaatttgtacaaaTTAGCCGTACGAACTGTCTCAAAATTCTCCAAGAAGTTACAGAGTCCTTTTATGAGTTTGCGCTCAAGTCCAGGTGCCTGCTCTTCAGTCCCTTCCATTCAGAGAATTCACTCTAGAACTCACTCCAGATAACAGCcaagagtccgctccagaatgCTTTCCAGTGTCCGCTTCAGCCCCAGAGCTCAGCCCAGAGAGCACTGCACTGTCCATCACGGCTGTTGCGTTGTGTGTCTGGGCCACACACACCTcggctccagcccatgagtctgctccagagtccGTTCCAGAGTCTGCTCCATCCCATGAGTCCGCTtcagagtctgctccagagtccgctctagcccatgagcccactccagagtccgTTCCAGAGTCTGCTCTAGCCCATGAGCCCTCTCCAGAGTCCGTTccagagtctgctccagcccatgagtcctCTTCAGAGTCTGCTCCATCCCATGAGCACattccagagtccgctccagagtctgCTTCTGCCCATGTGCCCACTTCAGCAtctgctccagcccctgagcgcatgccagagtccgctccagagtcctcTTCAGcccatgagcccgctccagagtctGCACCAGCCCATGAGTCCGCTTCAGCTCATGAGCCCGCTCTAGAGTCCGATTTAGTCCATGAGCCTGCTCCAGAGTCTTTTccagagtctgctccagcccatgagcccactccagagtCTGTTCCAGGGtctgctccagcccatgagtttGCTCCAGCTCCTAAGCCCACTCCAGAGGACtctccagcccatgagcccactccagagtCTGTTCCAGGGtctgctccagcccatgagtttGCTCCAGCTCCTAAGCCCACTCCAGAGTCCTCTTCAGcccatgagcccgctccagagtctGCACCAGCCCATGAGTCCGCTTCAGCTCATGAGCCCGCTCTAGAGTCCGATTTAGTCCATGAGCCTGCTCCAGAGTCTTTTccagagtctgctccagcccatgagcccactccagagtCTGTTCCAGGGtctgctccagcccatgagtttGCTCCAGCTCCTAAGCCCACTCCAGAGGACtctccagcccatgagcccactccagagtCTGTTCCAGGGtctgctccagcccatgagtttGCTCCAGCTCCTAAGCCCACTCCAGAGTCCTCTTCAGcccatgagcccgctccagagtctGCACCAGCCCATGAGTCCGCTTCAGCTCATGAGCCCGCTCTAGAGTCCGATTTAGTCCATGAGCCTGCTccagagtctgctccagcccatgagcccactccagagtCTGTTCCAGGGtctgctccagcccatgagtttGCTCCAGCTCCTAAGCCCACTCCAGAGGACtctccagcccatgagcccactccagagtccactccagaatcCGCTCCAGCCCAGGAGTCCGCTtcagagtctgctccagagtcaACTCTAGCCCATGAGCCCACTTCAGAGTCTGTTccagagtctgctccagcccatgagcccgctccaggGTCCGTTccagagtctgctccagcccttgagcccgctccagagtaaactccagcccatgagcccactccagagtccgttccagagtctgctccagcccatgagcccactccagagtccgttccagagtctgctccagcccATGAATCTGCTCCAGCTCCTGAGCCCACTCCAGAAGACTCTCCAGCCCATAAGCCCACTCTAGAGTCCGTtccagagtccactccagcccatgagcccgctccagagtctGCTCCGGCTCCTGAACCCACTCCAGAGGACTCTCCAGCCCATGTGCCCACTCCAGTGTCCGCTCCAGCGTCCAATCCAGcccatgagtccactccagctcATGAGCCCTCTCCAGAGTCCGGTCAGGTTCACAACGCATAGGGGGCTGTATGTCTCCGGCCATAGTGGCTGGGACAAGTTCCCGAGTCAAGGCCACGGAGGCCGATCCTCCCTGGCTCTGTGAACTACAGGCACCCCCCTGGTCCCTTATACAGTCGGTACTGTTCTGGAGGCTACCTAGCCTGCCCTCATCACCCTGGTCACCTGCCTATCACCTGCCACACCTCCAGGACACGCCCCCTCCCTCCCCAGTTTGACTTTTTTGGCGCAAGGTTGAGTCTTCCGGGAAGGGGGAGTGACATCAGTCTGATCACCCCTGCCCCTCTGCTAgaaaattaaagctgcgacagttgagtgcactaATAAATCTTTGACAATTATGATCAAAGCGAACATTTAGATCTGCGTTCTGATCCAAAGAGAGCCGTTGTCATGTATAGATATGAAACAGCTGAGTGAGgtcatatgaatttgtacaaaTTAGCCGTACGAACTGTCTCAAAATTCCTCCAAGAAGTTACAGAGTCCTTTTATGAGTTTGCGCTCAAGTCCAGGTGCCTGCTCTTCAGTCCCTTCCATTCAGAGAATTCACTCTAGAACTCACTCCAGATAACAGCcaagagtccgctccagaatgCTTTCCAGTGTCCGCTTCAGCCCCAGAGCTCAGCCCAGAGAGCACTGCACTGTCCATCACGGCTGTTGCGTTGTGTGTCTGGGCCACACACACCTcggctccagcccatgagtctgcTCCATAGTCCGTTCCAGAGTCTGCTCCATCCCATGAGTCCGCTtcagagtctgctccagagtccgctctagcccatgagcccactccagagtccgTTCCAGAGTCTGCTCTAGCCCATGAGCCCTCTCCAGAGTCCGTTccagagtctgctccagcccatgagtcctCTTCAGAGTCTGCTCCATCCCATGAGCACattccagagtccgctccagagtctgCTTCTGCCCATGTGCCCACTTCAGCAtctgctccagcccctgagcGCATGccagagtccactccagagtcctcTTCAGcccatgagcccgctccagagtctGCACCAGCCCATGAGTCCGCTTCAGCTCATGAGCCCGCTCTAGAGTCCGATTTAGTCCATGAGCCTGCTCCAGAGTCTTTTccagagtctgctccagcccatgagcccactccagagcctgtTCCAGGGtctgctccagcccatgagtttGCTCCAGCTCCTAAGCCCACTCCAGAGGACtctccagcccatgagcccactccagagtCTGTTCCAGGGtctgctccagcccatgagtttGCTCCAGCTCCTAAGCCC comes from Chanodichthys erythropterus isolate Z2021 chromosome 22, ASM2448905v1, whole genome shotgun sequence and encodes:
- the LOC137012326 gene encoding uncharacterized protein — its product is MVMYSTLSEVFGGSGQILNTILQFLREEGETNREFTLELTPDNSQESAPECFPVSASAPELSPESTALSITAVALCVWATHTSAPAHESAPESVPESAPSHESASESAPESALAHEPTPESVPESALAHEPSPESVPESAPAHESSSESAPSHEHIPESAPESASAHVPTSASAPAPERMPESAPESSSAHEPAPESAPAHESASAHEPALESDLVHEPAPESFPESAPAHEPTPESVPGSAPAHEFAPAPKPTPEDSPAHEPTPESVPGSAPAHEFAPAPKPTPESSSAHEPAPESAPAHESASAHEPALESDLVHEPAPESFPESAPAHEPTPESVPGSAPAHEFAPAPKPTPEDSPAHEPTPESVPGSAPAHEFAPAPKPTPESSSAHEPAPESAPAHESASAHEPALESDLVHEPAPESAPAHEPTPDS